AAGAGATCACTTTGAGCAGCACCCTCTCAAGTACTACACATTCTTTTTTAAAAAAAAATCAAATAGATAGTGGGGTGCAGGCAGACTACTGCCTTCTTGCTCGCCAGCTTAAGGAAGCAGAAATGGCTGGGTGTTACGCTGTAGAGCAAGTGCAGTCTTGCTGACCTGATTGGTTGTTTCCAATTAGTTCGCCCAGAAAAGAGTTTTGCTGGTGCTTTGGTGTACATAAGCagatattattagtaagCAAGTCCGCAGGGCCTCATACGTAAGACCACCTGGAGTACGGTAATCTAACGCGTAATATCGGCTTAATAAGCGCATTCAAGGCTATCTCCAACCTGGTATAACAACATGTCGATACCTGTTTGATTGTTTGGTACGGTGGGCAGAGCGGTGCCTATGTAATTGCTAGAAATCACAGGACACTAGGGATTGCCTGTATCTAGGTCGGCTGTACAGTAGTATCCAATCATCGCTGCGTAGAGCTCTGGAAGGACTTTGATGGTGTTGTTGAACTTGCGGAGCGTAGAAATGGTGTTGTGGCGTTCGCGGCTGGTAGCCTCGTACACATCTGGCCCACTGATCACCACAggcaataacaacaacaaaccCGCTGCCGAATGCTTCGAAAGAGTCGAAGCCTGAGTTCTCGAATCGCAATGGCGTCATACGCTATTTCTGTCCTTACTCGTATTCGCTGGCCAGCTGCTACCTACCCCTGGCGACGGGTAGTCGCGACCGAGGTGGTTGGGAAGACAACCAACCACCCCAGCTGACTCCAGCCTCGTCACATGTTGACCAACGCCCATGCAGCAGGCAGCGTGCCCACACTCTAGGGCCTTGGTTATCGAATAACACGTAGGTCACAGCTTGCAGGATGGCTGGCAGTAATTTGATCCGCATATATCTGCGGGCCTACAGGCCTGGTCACAAACATTACACAACGCACTCTGCTCCTCTCAATCGCTGACTCGCATAACACTACCGCATTATACCTTCACTCACACACTCAGCAGCACACAGTCACTATCTCAGCATCACTACATCAGATATTCGGTACACCTGTGCTACTTTTTCCACACGGCGGCCTTTGTTGGCATTGATCGTTACCAATCCATTGCAACACACAACCGACATGCGCTCCACCATGAGAGCTCTTGCGGCTCTCGCTTCTGCCGCAAGCCTATTTGCTCCTTCGATCGCACAAACATACACCAACTGCAATCCCACAGTGCGAACAGACTGCCCGCCCGACTCAGCATTAGCTCGCACCGTCAATATCGACCTGAGCTCTGCGTCTGACAGCTTCACACCCCAATCAAACCCCACGTACGGCAACGATGGCGTCTCATTCACCATCTCCAAGTCGGGCGATGCGCCTCAGCTCACCTCGAAGTGGTACATCATGTTCGGCAAGGTCGATGTTGTGCTGAAGGCAGCACCCGGCGCAGGCATAGTTAGCAGCTTTGTCATGCAGTCCGACACGCTCGACGAAATCGACTGGGAGTGGCTCGGCGCAGACCCAGACGAGGTCCAGACAAACTTTTTCGGGAAGGGCCAAACGACGTCGTACAACCGCGGTGCGTTCCATGCAGACGCCGGGAGCCAGTCTGGTTTCAAGACATACACCATCGAATGGACCCCAGAGCAGATTGTCTGGCAGATCGATGGTGTCACCGTCCGTACGCTCGAGCCTGCCAACGCCGAGAATCAGTACCCTCAGACGCCCATGCAGATCAAGTTCGGTGCGTGGGCTGGTGGTGATCCGGCCAACGCTGCTGGTACCATCGAGTGGGCTAGGGGTCCCACCGACTACTCCAAGGGACCCTTCACCATGCAGGTCAAGTCTCTCAAGGTTGCCGACTACTCGACTGGAAGCACATACTCGTACGGTGACACCAGCGGAACCTGGAAGTCTATCAAGTCCAACGGTGGTGTGATCTACTCTGGCGGCGACCGCCCAGTTAACAGCGATTCACCTCAGATTACCGCGACAGCGACAGGTGCTCCTCTTCCCTTTAGTCCTTCGAGGACCTCGTCAGACTACGAGCGACCCAGTGTGTACCCTTGGATCCCTGGTACATCTTCGGCCACTCCTGAGCCTACTTTTGGCAACTACCCCGGGCTCCCGAGCGGGTGGACTGTCTCTGATAGCGGCAAAGTCCTCCCACCCAGCTCAGCTCCTGTCAGTAAGCCTAGTGTGCACCCTCCGACATTGATGAATTCCACGCTAACAACAGGCCACAGCCCTCCCCTCTCGCTTCCTCTACGGCATCGCCTGCAGCTTCGCAATCGGCCTCCTCTGGCGATTCTAAGCCTATAGTCTGGACCGGCTATGATGATCGCGGCTTCACAACCATCTATACCTCCTACCCTGGCACTACTCAAGCTCCTGTTACCCAGCTTCCTTCTACTCAAGCCGCTTcgcagccgcagccgcagcctACTTCATCTGCGAAGTTGAGCGCCAACGCGGTGCTGGAGAACAATGCTGCTGGAACCGACCTTCCTGTCCCGAAGGCAAACGATGGCACAGCACTTGTGGCCATTCGCGGTGCTTTTCTTGCAGGCATCTTTTCTGTCACAATGTCACTCATGGGCTATGATTGGTAGAGCCATATTCCCATTTGGGGAATATCCGTGAAGTTCATGGAGTTGTTTATATTGTTGGTTACATTAGCGTGGGAGTTTGGGTTTTTGAAGTTTAAAGTCAAGGTCTGTGTTGCATTTGCGCCATACCCTCAGTTCAGACTGGGCGCATCGTACAAGTTTTAGATAGAAGTGGCTCCCTCAGTGGAGAATGGTtgatgatgacgacgatTATTGTACGAATACGAAGAACGAGCCACGGGCCTGTCGATAATGCAAACAAGCAATATACACGGTTGTGAAACCTCGTCTTCTATCGTCTTATGTTTGTGCTTGAGATGATGCAATCTCTAGTCCTCCAACTTCTCTTCGGCAACCTCTCAGCACTTGGCCATAGCTTTGACTTTCCCGAATTGGTTTTTGGGAATGATTCCCGCCTCGACAGCACCGCTATAACTCCATCGCCAATCCCCACCCAACTCTGTCTTCCAACTCCACATCACCCAGCCCTTGTGCTTCTCATACGCCTGCACCTGCGCCGCCCACCACTTCCTGTACCAATCGTGATTCTCCTCCTTGGTCGGCGAGAACTCGTTGCTCCACTCGGAGTCCTGCTTGATGGCGAGACTCCACTCCCCGATCACAAGCGgcttgtcgttgtcgttgtcgttgtcgttgtcgttgtcgttgtcgttgttgtcgttgtcatTGTCATTGTCATTGTCATTGTCGCTTGAATCGAACGCATCGGTGCACGAGGCTCTCAAGTAGTCAGCTTTCGTGGCCGGCGTAGAGCTGTATGTCAGATAGCGGTGGATGTCGAACGCGAGGTCCGTTGCGCCCTTTGGCAGATTCCGACGCGGGTTGCCGGCGCCCCAGGACGAGTCCATCATTTGCACGGTCAGGCGGTCGAGGCTGGGGGTTTTGAGGTCGGCCTCTGCGTCGCGGATCGTCTGGTAGGCTTTTGGATAGTAGTCTGTGACTAGGGAGTCGTGGTTGTGCTCTGGTTCGTTGAGGACTTGGAACATGAAGGTTGAGGCGTACGAGGCGTGCGTGTGGGCGCGCTCTGTCATGTTGCGGAGGAAGGTGTGCGCGCGGTCGTAGTTTGGGGGGGAGTAGAAGCCTGCGCCAGGAAGAGTCTGGATTCCATGTGTCAGTGCTGGGCTGCTGGACTTGTTTTGAAAGAAGAGCAGGGACGCACGTGGCCGGTGAATGCGCTGTTGGGCACTTGTACACCTGGTGCACCGTGAAGATCCAGGATCACGCTGATGTTCTTCGAAGCAGCAATTCCAACAACGTTGTCGAGGTACTTCATCCCATCCCTCGGCCAGCTCTCTCCAGGAGCAATCGTGTCCTCCACGAACCAGTGCCCTACGGGAATCCGCACTGTGTTCAACCCGTACTCCTTCATCTTGTCAAAGTCATCAGCCGTAATGAACGTATCCCAGTGTTTTTGAAAGACAGTGTTCGCCTTGTCTTGACCGAGGGCTACAACACAATCCCACTCCGATGCTGCGTCTCCGCAACCCATGTCTCTCCACGTACGGCGTGACATCCATGGCTCGACGATGAAGAGAGAGCCAAGGTTTACGCCGCGGATCTTGTGGGAGGGGAAGGTGGCGGATGTGAAAGAGAGAGTGCTCGTGAGGAGCAGCGTGAGGAGGGTAAGTTTGAACATGGTGGACGATAGGGACTGGAGATGCTTGATGCGAACGCATATGAGAGTCGCCAAGAAAGTGTATAAGTATTAGAAAGCAGTCCGGTGTGTCAGGTGGAGTTGGATGAGGTGGAAATTGCAGGCGTGTGGTGGCGTGCGGACTTCATCGTGAGGCGACGAAGTCCGCATCGAGCGTCTTACCTTCACTGACACCTCAGGCAGCACACAACCCTTTCACTTTGTTGACTTGCGGACTAAGGTCGACCTTGGGACTAAATGTCCTGCGCTCTTGTCAGCTTTGCCCTTGTTCCGATGGAAGGCTGCATGGCGCCGTGATACATGTGCAGCTGGCAACAATGGCGGTGAAACCTTGCGAACAAGAACACATTCCAGAAGGAGCGAGGCTGCTTTCGAGTCTGCACGAAGCTAGCGAAGTCGCAACAATTGTATAAGCGTTAGCAAATCGTACTTGAGTTCGCAGACGCTACCAGGCTTATGTTTGCAGTGTCGTTACGCCATCCCTCGTTGGTTCTAGATCGAGTAGATCGAGGTAGGGAAACGACAAAGTACCGTGGTATGGCGTTGGAAACATGTGTCTGTAAATCATCAACGTGACCGATTCACGCAGAACCGTAAGACGATAATTTAAGCACCTTTTCGCATTGCAGTTGACAGTATCCTACAGAAAGAATGCAAGACCACTCCTCCATAAAGCCAGTACATGATGTGTTTATGGCGATCTGATTGACCCTTTGATTGAACCTTGCAAACGCCTTCGAAAAAGGGACTCGAAAACGGATGATGAAGACagaaaggaagaaagaaagatagGTTGGAATGCGAAGCCTCCACAGGGATTAATCCCTCAAGCACGGGAGGGGGGAAGAGTCGAGATGGTCAGAACAGTGCTCTTTATGGTACGTGCCGATATTGGCGCAGGTAACGAAGGTGGGCGCATACCGAATGCCTCCTGATGGCACGGTGCCACACGAGAAAGCAACAGTAGCGTCTGACCTCCTCCATACTCCAGGCCGTACCCTGGATTTGTGAAGAGATACAAAAGTATGCCTGATCGTGTTCTTCTTGAGATGTTACCTGCGGTACTATCCGCGACCGCCGCCGTAGGGCTGGTGTCGGAAGTTGTTGGTTCTTCCACCGCCGCGATAGTTCGCACCAGGCTTGCCGGCGTTCTTGGGGCCCGTGGGCGCGTTGATGGGAGCGGCGCTAGGTCCAGTCGGAGGCTGTGAGGAGCCTTGACGTTGGCGGTTGTTGTTTTGGTGCTTGAAGCCACCACGGCCGCCACCAGGGCCAGATGGGATGGAGGGCTGAGGGGCATCGTCGTACATGCCTTCCCAACTTGTAGGTCCTCCCTGACCTCCATACCCACCTGACTGCTGTTGGCGCCGGGCTTGCTGTTGCTCGTATTTTTGTTGTTCGAAGGCTAGTTGTTCTTGAGCTGTGTACGCTGGACGAGGACCACCGCCCATCATACCTTGttcgctgccgccgccgaagCTGCCGCCTTGCTGCATCATTTGCTGTTGCTGCATCTGTTGCATCTGCTGCATCTGCTGCATTTGCATCGGGTTCATACCGCCACCCATGTTCTGTGGGTTCGGGCTGCCGTTACCGCGGTTCATGCCTCCTCCCATCATCTGCTGCATGTTTTGCATctgctgcatctgcatcGGGTTCATGCCTCCCATGCCCATGGCATTCGGCATACCGCCACCGCCAGCAGCAAGCTGCTGTTGCATCTGCTGGAAGTACTGCTGCATTCGTTGCCAGTATTGAGCCATCATGGCGGGTGTCATGCCGGCGGTGCCACCTTGTTGTTGCTGGTTCTGATTATCGTAGCCACTATTACCGTTGTTACCTCCATCGCGGTTGCCGAACTTGTTGTTGCGACCAAACTTCTTGTCATCTTCGCCATCTCGCATGTTGCCTCGTGGCTGAGCACGCTTGACCTCGATCGGCTTGCCAAGGATCTGGAGGGGTTGCTTCAGTGTTGCATCTACTGCTGCATCGCCGTCAAAGGTAACGAAACCAAAACCACGCGGCCGACCTGTCTCTTTGTCCATCATGAGCGTGGCATCGACAACGCGGCCGAACTGCTTAAAGAAGTTTGTAAAGTCCTCCTCAGTTGCCTCCTGGCTGACACCACCAACGAAGATCTTGCTGGTtcgctcctgctcctccctAGGGATAGCCCTCTTGGGGTCGATCTGTCACATCATCAACTCGTCGTCCCTAGCCAGTGGAGGTCAAACATACAATCTTGCCGTCGAGGTAATGCTCCTTGACCATGACAGTGTTGACACATTTGGGATCTTTGAAAGTGAGGAAGCCGAAGCCTCGAGAGCGGCCGGTGGCCGAATCGCGCATAACAGTACATTCGCTCACCTCACCGAATTGTGTGAAGTAGCCTTTAAGGGAATCTGCCGACACTGTTAGTGTAGTACCCCAGGCGCATGCCGATATAATCAGGACGTTGTCAAAGCAGGGTGCATCCCCACGTACCCTCTGTTGTCTCCCAGTTCAGGCCACCGATGAACATTTTGCTACCACATTGTCAGTAGATTTGTCTCAAAGTTGATCCCAATCAGTGAGCAGTCAGTTCGTAAGAAGCCAGGCGCATCGTAGGTCTGTGAGGCTCCTCGCGTGATGtgttttttcttcttctgaAATTTGAGTATTCCGTTGACATGGGTTGTTGCTGGTTTTCCCTGTGGATTCGGTTGCAGCGATGCTGAGCAAGCCTCGAGGTCGAAAGCTGAGCAGACTTGAGAGAACGTGACAGATGGGAGGCTTTGGGCTTCTTGTGTAAGAAGCAGGTTGGCACACAACGATGGACTGCTTCTCGACATTGTTGTTTCGGTAGATGGGAGGCTTTGGGCTTCTTGTGTGAGAGGCAGGTTGGCACACAGCGAATGGACTGCTTCTCGACATTGTTGTTTCGGTAGATGGGAGGCTTTGGGCTTCTTGTGTGAGAAGCAGGCTGGCACACAACGAATGGACTGCTTCTCGACATTGTTGTTTCGGTAGATGGTCGGGCTGCATGTATCGAGTTGGAGAAGGGAACGGGTTGCCGCTAGTGATCCAGAATGGGCGGTGTCAAAGGCAGTCGTCATACTGCTGGGCTGGTCCGTTGTGCCTTCCTCTGCCGGGACGAAACTTGTCTTTCAGCATACAGCAGTTGCAGTATGTTTTCGCCAAAGGCCAATCGCAAGACGCCGCAGGTGCGAGGGGCCGTTAAGCGAGCGTGGTGTTCGCGCCGCACCATGTCCAACATGTCGAACTCGTTGCGTATGCCCAATCAAACCAACGCGGAGTGCATTCCAATTACTGGGTATCCACCACGCGTGCAGCAAGAAGAGGCAGCCTGTCCTGTACTAGGCACAGTGTATTCGGATGAAGCGTCTGTGTTCTGCTACGGAGTCGAGTGCTGACGTCTGAAACAGAACATCGCAAAACTCGACGGACTACCCTCAGCTTGCGTTGTTGGTACGCGCTATCAAGTACCTAGGTATTTATCGACAAGAGGGGCTGCCAAAAGATTCCGGCAAGCTGCGATAGTCCTCGCGTA
The window above is part of the Ascochyta rabiei chromosome 1, complete sequence genome. Proteins encoded here:
- a CDS encoding Licheninase, whose translation is MRALAALASAASLFAPSIAQTYTNCNPTVRTDCPPDSALARTVNIDLSSASDSFTPQSNPTYGNDGVSFTISKSGDAPQLTSKWYIMFGKVDVVLKAAPGAGIVSSFVMQSDTLDEIDWEWLGADPDEVQTNFFGKGQTTSYNRGAFHADAGSQSGFKTYTIEWTPEQIVWQIDGVTVRTLEPANAENQYPQTPMQIKFGAWAGGDPANAAGTIEWARGPTDYSKGPFTMQVKSLKVADYSTGSTYSYGDTSGTWKSIKSNGGVIYSGGDRPVNSDSPQITATATGAPLPFSPSRTSSDYERPSVYPWIPGTSSATPEPTFGNYPGLPSGWTVSDSGKVLPPSSAPPSPLASSTASPAASQSASSGDSKPIVWTGYDDRGFTTIYTSYPGTTQAPVTQLPSTQAASQPQPQPTSSAKLSANAVLENNAAGTDLPVPKANDGTALVAIRGAFLAGIFSVTMSLMGYDW
- a CDS encoding Glucan endo-1,6-beta-glucosidase, which codes for MFKLTLLTLLLTSTLSFTSATFPSHKIRGVNLGSLFIVEPWMSRRTWRDMGCGDAASEWDCVVALGQDKANTVFQKHWDTFITADDFDKMKEYGLNTVRIPVGHWFVEDTIAPGESWPRDGMKYLDNVVGIAASKNISVILDLHGAPGVQVPNSAFTGHTLPGAGFYSPPNYDRAHTFLRNMTERAHTHASYASTFMFQVLNEPEHNHDSLVTDYYPKAYQTIRDAEADLKTPSLDRLTVQMMDSSWGAGNPRRNLPKGATDLAFDIHRYLTYSSTPATKADYLRASCTDAFDSSDNDNDNDNDNDNNDNDNDNDNDNDNDKPLVIGEWSLAIKQDSEWSNEFSPTKEENHDWYRKWWAAQVQAYEKHKGWVMWSWKTELGGDWRWSYSGAVEAGIIPKNQFGKVKAMAKC